ACTTCACCTCCAATATTACCATTGAAATTTTATACAGGGATTGACACAAACCCAAATTGGAGGATGAGAAGTGACCAGTATTGACCCGCCACCCATAACTACAATTCTGTTCATAAGATCACTCCTTTCAGCCTTTCAAGTCTGTGGCACTTAAAGGTAACTCAGTGCATTAATATCGCCGCGGCCTCAACCGCCTACCATTGGGATTTGCTGATTCTGCTACTGCCCCACTGCCATCTGCTGGCAAGTCTAGCCCATATATGCTGCTGCCACTCCTCTTCTTACTTGAATTTGAATTCTCATTGGCATCGACAGATGCAAATGTCTTCAGCAGCTCCTGTAACACTGAGGGGCAGCTCTCTTCTAGATGCTTGTATCCATCTGACTGCATTACAGCTGAAAAACACAGGAGGATTTCAATAGCTTATAATTTCATTGTTACACCAGACACCACCACATACAAAATTACATGCAAAGCATATGAGGAATAATCCTTTTCAGAAGGATGTGTGAACATGTTTCAATTTGGGGTGGTAACATTAATACATGTTCTGGATGAAATGTTCGTCTTCTACACTTGGTAAAAAATTGCCCATATTCATATCAAATGCAGCTCATATAATCAACAACAGAAATTTCTAGTCAAATAACTAGCATTCAACAAAAAAGACAACAGATTAAAGTATTCCAAGTAAATCTCTCTATAGAGAGACAGCTACTCTAGACCATTTAGGTGTGAGGTTCAACCATAAGCCAACCAATTATGGTATTCATTGTCTTGTAAACATTAACATATAGTCTAGGGAACAACCGAACACCAGTCTCTCAGTTTTGAAGAAACAAATGAGAGAGAGAGAGAACCAGCAATCAGTGCCCTTGATAGACCAATTAACAGCATTTTAAACTTTCCAGAGCCTAAAGATACACCAATTGACCATCTTATGCAGGATCCATGAAGGGCTCTACGCGTTTGTCTTTTTGTCTTTTTAGAATGATCAGAAATTTTGATTCTTTTGTTTTTCTCTTTTATTCTTCTCTTCCTTTCCTTACTCAATTGAGAAAAATGTACTGGAGGATCCTATACACTATCAGACCCAGGCCAAAATAAGAATCCTACTACATATATATTATATACCATTCTCAAAATGTTACCCCTCGATCAGCCAGAATATCATGGTGTCACCAAAGGCTGACCTGAGGACTGACATGGAATACCATAAATTTTAATCGGATGTCCTCAACGACTTCCTGAAACCATAGAAATTGACAAAGACATCTGAAACTTTTTTTTTAAGGGACATGCATGAATTTAGACAGGAGCACTTGAGACTACTAAGAAAAACTGTAACTGACATAACCTGAAACCTTGAACCCCAGAATCTATGAGCAACACCCACCTCCCAAGTTTGTTGACTTTGCCGCAAACTTTAGACACACAGCCTTCAGCTGTGGACAGTGATGCTGCTCAGCAAGGGCCAATGTGGTTGCCACTGTTTCAGTCGTGATTTCTTCACACAACATTGATTCACACAACAACTTCAGTCGCTCTAGGTCATACAGGTCTGCAGCAGCCAACAGATGCTGCACCATGACAGTGAATGTGCACAAAGATGATGAACCTGTAACTTCACGGATATCAGGAAGTTTGTCCCCGTATATAAAAAGAAGCATTGCCTGGAAAAAGAAAAATGAAAAAACCATGTGATTTACTAACCATGCTAAAAAACTCTGAGGGGAAAATTCTCTATTAACATACGGGTTGATACTTGCAGTAAAACTCTCTTATCTGTAAGTATTGGTGGCACACAGACAACAAACTTCTAGTCTAACCTCAACTAAGGCAATAGAGAGCAAAATGGAGAGATTTAAAGATTACTAAAACAATCTCAAACTGGTTTACAATGTTCCAATTATCAGAGAGTGTATAAGTTCCATAAGTTTTAGGAGTAGATTCCCATAAGTTCCCATAAGATTATTGTAAGTGCTGTTGATATAGAATTGAACTAACATTCAAACTAACCACACCCAAACCTTAACCATCAGAATTCAATAGACACGACTCTGACAACCTATAACATCCCATATTTTGTATTTAGTTATTTACCATAGAAGTTCCATAGACAAAGAACTTTCACAACTATCAATGTCTTTTAGGACAGGCTCAGATGTATGGGTGCTTCCTACTTCCTGCTCTGATTACACAACAAAAGACCTCCAAACATAACTTGCCAGTGGATTATTTTTAAATACAGAAACTTCAGAGTTTATATGAGAATGACTTTAGAAACTAAAACAATACTAGATTTAATGGAGACGGCTTCAATTTGGAGACTAGCAAGGTAGAAAGAATTTGTTTGCTATCATTACTACTTTGGCTTCGAAAGGCCTAATAATGATGTGTTATGGAGATACTTTGGCTTCATATGGAAATTTCACATTCCAGTGATGTAATATTGTGTTACTGTTCATTTCAAAACTCACTCATATAGAAAAAATAAAACTTGTTTTGCTCCAAATACTAGTATAAAAACTGAATCTCAATCATACCATGTAAGAAAAAGAAAAAAAAAAACATAGTTCTTAACGTGTATGTCATGCTTGAGAATTTTCTCCTCTTTCCAACGATGATAAGCAGAAGCAACAAAAGGAGCTTTACCTTGAAGATGAAGGGCTCAACATCCTTCACGACTACTTTATCTACACTCGAATCTCCAAGATGTCCAAAAAACTGTGCTTTGAATACAGGAGAACGAGCAGCAAGTATCAACTTGTGAGCTTTGAATTCCTCATCGCCAACCTGAAAAACCAGGTCGCAACCAGCTCCAGAGTCTAGAAAGGCCTTAAGACCTTCACCCATGTCTGATGGTGGTACAGTAATTGCAAAATGTTTCGGACACTCTAGGCGAGTTCTGACGACTCCAACAGTGCAGTTCAACACAAGGGAATCATCCTTTAGAAACTCGGACGTTTCAAGGGCTGATCTTCTGAAGAATCGCTTGTAACCCCTGAAAATGTAGCCAGAGAAAGTCAAATCCAATGATTCAAACATGAAAAGAAACCACACAACTTGGTAATAATAGCCGACACAAGCAGATAAACATAACAAAATATGACTATAAGACCTATTCGTATACAAGATGATAATAAACTACATTCATTCTGACATTCAACACTCATTTCCAAGCCGCATTACTAGTCCGATTACTTAACAAGCTTCTAAATCATCCCTAAGCCAAAATTCACCGGAATTCAAGAATAGAAAACGAAAACTTGCACAGCAAATCATCAAGAAAGCACACATACCACATGCTTCCACGGTACTTCAACGTGTAAGGCCCGCTCTCAAGGGCACGATCAAAGTGACTATGGACCTTGTCCTTGCCGCTGTTGCTCTGGTCCACCAAGGTGAGCTCAAACAAGGCCCTCACGTCGGTGCCTTCGCTCACCAGCGCAATGAAGACGGAGACGTAGACGGAGCTATCCTCGGGGTTTTTACCGTCGGGGTAAAAGTAAATCGCCCAATCGTAACCGCCGACGGTGAAAGTGTCGCTGAGTATGTATTTCCCGGCGCCCATTCCTTTGGCCAAGGAATACCCCTTTATGGTGAACCGGTGGGAGCCGTTCACGGTCTCGCTGATCGACCGCGAACACGACTCGTCGTTTTCGAGCTTCGACTTCATGGATGAGATTCTACCGCCCAATTGCGCGCCGCGGAGGGAGTGTTTCTGAATCGGTGGCATCGGACGGTCGCGGCGGAACCCTAGCGTGGCATGGCATGTAAAATCTTGAAGATTTGGGGTTAAGGATTTGGGAGATTTTCGGATTCGGGGCCCTAATTTTGGAATTGGATTGGGGAATTTGATTTTGGGGGGTTGGGCGGGTGGTCAGGTTTAGGAGGTCCGATTTGGGTGACGTGGGGGTTGAGTTGTGTTCGGGGCCGGAGAGAAACTGGGTGACGTGAAAAGGTGCGCTGGGAATGGAAGTGCTTTTAAAAATCAAAAGTTGTGTTGGTTCATCTTTATTTATGGTATGGAATCTCTCAAAAGAGAAAAATTATGGTACGGAAAATAATGCAGTCATAAATATTTGTTGTCTTTTTAATTTCTCACCTATGTAATTGGATTTGAGATCCGCGGAAATTTTATTTAACTGAGAGATACGTAAAACTAAACAAGTGAATCTTAAGACGATTCAATATTAACAATGTCGAAAGTAGAGCATGAACAGCCTTGTTAGGTACCCTATTTATTTAAACACGATAAGTTGATACAGTCAAATTTATATAATTCTGTGAAAATCAAAGCTTTAAATCAAAATTTAAGAGAAATTCAATCGTAAGCTAAGACGATTTGGTAATATTTGATTCAAGAGCTTGAGAGAAATCCATATATTGTCAATATTGCAATGATGAAAAGAAAAGAAAGTGTTTTGAGGAATTATGAGGGCTCTGCTAAGGTCGTCAGTCGTTACAATTTACATTCAAATATGTTTTTTTTTTTTTAAATTGTGCGATGAATACGTAAATTTATAAAATGACATCAAGTTGGTTTAATATTGAGTAAAGTCATTTCCTCTCGTTAAACAGTTCGTATCCAATTACATAAAGATGTTCTTAAGTTTTATTATAAAAATAAAAAATCTAAAACATCCACATCCTATTAACGACCGGCCAGATTCAACGAGGAGTATTAATTTAGAAACGATTAATTACCTTTCCTCCACAGAATCCCAGATTTGCTACTGACCTTTTCCGTCACCGGCATTTACCAAGTTGGATCCATCCACCGGCCACGTGTCCCCTTCTCCTTCTCCCGCCACTCTACTCTATCCCCCGCGGGTGACGTTAGACACGAGTCAACCAATATCTGTCTGATTTGCAATTGCCAGCGCTCTATCCATACTTACTCAGTCTCTCTACTCGAAAACCTCCACCTTCCTCACATTCTCTACTTCTCTCACACTCAAACCCACATTGACACTCAAAACGCTCCGTTTATGGTTTTCGATTCAGCGGTTTAAAATCAGAGCGCTCTCTCGAATCGATGGGAATTCTCAGTAATGGCGATTGGCTGAAGATCCCATTGCTGATCAAATTATGCGGATTCATCGTGATCTCCGTGACATTTTTCTTCTTTGGGAAGAACTGGACCGGCGGGGCCCAGCAGCTCCTCTCCTTCAGCGCCGCCGCAGGCCGATCTCCTCCCTCAGTCTCCATCTCCCCCAATCTCAACTATCCTTTCAACCTCTCCGCCCTCCTCAACGAAACCCTAGCCCCGCCGCCGCTGCCTCCTCCTCCCTCCCCGCCTCCGCCGCCGCTTCTTTCTCCTCCTCCGCCGCCGTCGGACATGATCCAGCGGTTCGGGATCGTCGACGAGAACGGGACCATGGCGGACGAGTTCGAGATCGGCGAGTTCGATCCCGACGAGGTGGTGGAGAATTGGAGCGGGAAGAATGAGACGGCGGCGGAGAGTGATCGGGCCGGGTCGGGTAGGGTTAGTGTGAAGAAGTTTCAGCTTTGTCCGAGCAGTATGAGCGAGTTTATACCGTGTTTGGATAATGCTGAGGCCATTAAGCAGCTCAAATCCACTGAGAAAGGCGAGCGCTTTGAGCGGCATTGTCCGGAAACCGGCGGTGGTTTGAATTGCTTGGTTCCGCCGCCCAATAATTATAAGAGTCCAATTCCATGGCCAAAGAGCCGCGATGAGGTACTTGCTTCAGTTTCGAATTAATTAGCCTATTATGCAATGCAAAGTTCGAGTATGGATGCAAAGTTTGTAG
Above is a window of Fragaria vesca subsp. vesca linkage group LG7, FraVesHawaii_1.0, whole genome shotgun sequence DNA encoding:
- the LOC101297777 gene encoding BTB/POZ and MATH domain-containing protein 3-like, translated to MPPIQKHSLRGAQLGGRISSMKSKLENDESCSRSISETVNGSHRFTIKGYSLAKGMGAGKYILSDTFTVGGYDWAIYFYPDGKNPEDSSVYVSVFIALVSEGTDVRALFELTLVDQSNSGKDKVHSHFDRALESGPYTLKYRGSMWGYKRFFRRSALETSEFLKDDSLVLNCTVGVVRTRLECPKHFAITVPPSDMGEGLKAFLDSGAGCDLVFQVGDEEFKAHKLILAARSPVFKAQFFGHLGDSSVDKVVVKDVEPFIFKAMLLFIYGDKLPDIREVTGSSSLCTFTVMVQHLLAAADLYDLERLKLLCESMLCEEITTETVATTLALAEQHHCPQLKAVCLKFAAKSTNLGAVMQSDGYKHLEESCPSVLQELLKTFASVDANENSNSSKKRSGSSIYGLDLPADGSGAVAESANPNGRRLRPRRY